In Microbacterium sp. AB, a single genomic region encodes these proteins:
- a CDS encoding ABC transporter permease, whose protein sequence is MTRIAPAPVTALPAPPRRRRGGALATIWPPLVVFAVILAAWSLASALLGEQSFLLPAPSRIFTEGLLDPIVLPEIVEALGQTVLVAFIGLAIAVVIGVGWAIVMLQAKWAERSLYPYAVILQCIPILALVPLIGFWFGYGLPARVIVCVLISLFPLVSNTLFGLQSVDRSQRELFQLQRAGRWTTLWKLQLPQALPAMFVGLRTSAGLSIVGAIVGDYFFRRGTPGLGSLMSTYTSRLLAPELYASVVVAALLGVAIFVAFGLLSRLAVGRWYDATKA, encoded by the coding sequence ATGACCCGCATCGCGCCGGCGCCCGTCACGGCCCTCCCCGCGCCGCCCCGCCGCCGGCGCGGCGGCGCGCTCGCCACGATCTGGCCGCCCCTCGTCGTCTTCGCCGTCATCCTCGCGGCCTGGTCCCTGGCGAGCGCCCTTCTCGGCGAGCAGAGCTTCCTCCTCCCCGCCCCGTCCCGCATCTTCACCGAGGGCCTGCTCGATCCGATCGTCCTGCCCGAGATCGTCGAGGCGCTCGGACAGACGGTGCTCGTCGCGTTCATCGGGCTCGCGATCGCCGTCGTCATCGGGGTCGGATGGGCGATCGTCATGCTGCAGGCCAAGTGGGCGGAGCGGTCGCTCTACCCCTACGCCGTCATCCTGCAGTGCATCCCGATCCTCGCGCTCGTCCCCCTCATCGGCTTCTGGTTCGGATACGGCCTCCCCGCCCGCGTCATCGTGTGCGTGCTCATCTCGCTGTTCCCGCTCGTGTCGAACACGCTCTTCGGCCTGCAGTCGGTCGATCGATCGCAGCGCGAGCTGTTCCAGCTGCAGCGGGCGGGCCGCTGGACGACGCTCTGGAAGCTGCAGCTGCCGCAGGCCCTTCCCGCGATGTTCGTGGGCCTGCGCACCTCGGCGGGCCTCTCGATCGTCGGCGCCATCGTGGGCGACTACTTCTTCCGTCGCGGCACTCCTGGCCTCGGGTCCCTCATGAGCACCTACACGTCGCGGCTGCTCGCCCCCGAGCTCTACGCGTCCGTCGTCGTCGCCGCGCTCCTCGGCGTCGCGATCTTCGTCGCCTTCGGTCTCCTCTCGCGCCTCGCCGTCGGCCGCTGGTACGACGCCACGAAGGCCTGA
- a CDS encoding ABC transporter substrate-binding protein, translated as MASPSHRRGLAAVSLLGVSALALAACSADADDAAPAADLEIGSVDLSGVCPATVVVQTDWNPEAEHGHLYEMFGDDYTIDSDDKSVSGPLLAGGEYTGVNLEVRSGGPAVGYSTVQSLMYQDDAITLGYVHSDAAISSSATTPVVGVLAQMDVNPQMVMWDPETYPGVDDIPGLVSALEETGGVWRYFGGAAYMEYLIASGTVPEELTDGGYDGTPASFVADGGVSVQQGFASAEPYIYANEVPEWDQPVDYALISSTGWDIYGSALSVRADRLEELSPCLAELVPVMQQAIVDFVNEPDEAIDLVLELVAEYDNGWTYSEGVADYAVETLLGEGIVSNGGNDHIGDFDPERVEGFFDIGMDLFAEIAADVDPDLEASDIYTNEFIDTSIGL; from the coding sequence ATGGCCTCCCCCTCGCACCGCCGCGGCCTCGCCGCCGTGTCGCTCCTGGGCGTCTCCGCGCTCGCGCTCGCCGCCTGCTCCGCCGACGCCGACGACGCCGCCCCGGCGGCCGACCTCGAGATCGGCTCCGTCGACCTGTCCGGGGTCTGCCCCGCGACGGTCGTCGTGCAGACCGACTGGAACCCGGAGGCCGAGCACGGTCACCTCTACGAGATGTTCGGCGACGACTACACGATCGACTCCGACGACAAGTCCGTGTCGGGTCCGCTCCTCGCGGGCGGCGAGTACACGGGGGTGAATCTCGAGGTGCGCTCGGGCGGCCCCGCCGTCGGCTACAGCACCGTGCAGTCGCTCATGTATCAGGACGACGCCATCACCCTCGGCTACGTCCACTCCGACGCGGCCATCTCGAGCTCCGCGACGACCCCCGTCGTCGGCGTCCTCGCGCAGATGGACGTCAACCCCCAGATGGTCATGTGGGATCCGGAGACGTACCCCGGCGTCGACGACATCCCGGGCCTCGTCTCGGCGCTGGAGGAGACGGGCGGCGTGTGGCGTTACTTCGGCGGTGCCGCGTACATGGAGTACCTCATCGCATCGGGCACCGTGCCCGAAGAGCTCACGGACGGCGGGTACGACGGCACGCCCGCGTCGTTCGTGGCCGACGGCGGCGTCTCGGTGCAGCAGGGGTTCGCATCGGCCGAGCCGTACATCTACGCGAACGAGGTCCCGGAGTGGGACCAGCCCGTCGACTACGCGCTCATCTCGTCGACCGGATGGGACATCTACGGCTCTGCGCTCTCGGTGCGCGCGGACAGGCTCGAAGAGCTCTCGCCGTGCCTCGCCGAGCTCGTGCCGGTCATGCAGCAGGCGATCGTCGACTTCGTGAACGAGCCCGACGAGGCGATCGACCTCGTCCTCGAGCTCGTCGCGGAGTACGACAACGGGTGGACCTACTCGGAGGGCGTCGCCGACTACGCCGTCGAAACCCTCCTGGGAGAGGGCATCGTCTCCAACGGCGGCAACGACCACATCGGCGACTTCGACCCCGAGCGCGTCGAGGGGTTCTTCGACATCGGCATGGACCTGTTCGCCGAGATCGCCGCGGACGTCGACCCCGACCTGGAGGCCTCCGACATCTACACCAACGAGTTCATCGACACCTCGATCGGGCTCTAG
- a CDS encoding FAD-binding oxidoreductase, translating to MADETTVIALHDRLAGLLGPRGVSRDARLLERASVDGARMSPVISELLPLGVAQLVAFPTTAEEIARVVQAAVDLDVPVTPRGKGTGNYGQAIPSHGGLVLDTSRARAVVAVGHGEITAEAGATMLALEQAARETDQQLWMYPSTMNSSIGGFLAGGSGGTGTIEHGANHMGFVVALDVVSADGTGMRHVEGDEAQQYVHNYGTAGVIARATVRLEPLVDWRALYASFPAFTGALGVVREIGLLSPRPRLVSADTIEVSRALPDDPAVPGGRSSLRAILAPETLADAIALVEGAGGRVEEVRTGPQASARLSTLSYNHPIEWLQKTRPGYYYHLEVSGDVLADDVDLVHATIGDGLLHIEAGHTVPIGMLAAEYRGPDEVAAAIDRLEAIGVGVHNPHQWNVDFQLQRTVELARTTDPRGLLNPGKLDPDYAGPVKGAIR from the coding sequence ATGGCCGACGAGACGACCGTCATCGCCCTGCACGATCGACTCGCCGGGCTGCTCGGGCCGCGCGGCGTCTCCCGGGACGCGCGTCTGCTCGAGCGCGCCTCCGTCGACGGGGCGCGCATGTCGCCCGTCATCAGCGAGCTGCTGCCGCTCGGCGTCGCGCAGCTCGTCGCGTTCCCGACGACGGCGGAGGAGATCGCCCGGGTCGTGCAGGCGGCCGTCGACCTCGACGTGCCCGTCACACCCCGGGGGAAGGGGACGGGCAACTACGGCCAGGCCATCCCCTCGCACGGCGGTCTCGTGCTCGACACGTCGCGGGCCCGTGCCGTCGTCGCCGTCGGACACGGCGAGATCACCGCGGAGGCGGGAGCGACGATGCTCGCCCTCGAGCAGGCGGCGCGCGAGACGGATCAGCAGCTCTGGATGTATCCCTCCACGATGAACTCCTCGATCGGCGGCTTCCTCGCCGGCGGGTCCGGCGGCACGGGGACGATCGAGCACGGCGCCAACCACATGGGCTTCGTCGTCGCGCTCGACGTCGTGAGCGCCGACGGCACGGGGATGCGACACGTGGAGGGCGACGAGGCGCAGCAGTACGTCCACAACTACGGCACGGCCGGTGTCATCGCCCGTGCGACCGTGCGGCTCGAGCCCCTCGTCGACTGGCGCGCGCTCTACGCCTCCTTCCCCGCCTTCACGGGCGCGCTCGGCGTCGTCCGGGAGATCGGCCTGCTCTCGCCGCGTCCGCGTCTCGTCTCGGCCGACACGATCGAGGTCTCGCGCGCACTGCCCGACGATCCCGCCGTCCCCGGTGGCCGGTCGAGCCTGCGCGCCATCCTCGCCCCGGAGACCCTGGCGGACGCGATCGCGCTGGTCGAGGGGGCAGGAGGCCGTGTCGAGGAGGTGCGGACGGGCCCTCAGGCGTCGGCACGGCTGTCGACGCTCAGCTACAACCATCCCATCGAGTGGCTGCAGAAGACGCGGCCGGGCTACTACTACCACCTCGAGGTCTCCGGCGACGTCCTGGCCGACGACGTCGACCTCGTGCACGCGACGATCGGCGACGGACTCCTCCACATCGAGGCGGGCCATACCGTGCCGATCGGCATGCTCGCCGCCGAGTACCGCGGACCCGACGAGGTGGCCGCCGCGATCGATCGCCTCGAGGCGATCGGCGTCGGCGTGCACAACCCGCATCAGTGGAACGTCGACTTCCAGCTGCAGCGCACGGTCGAGCTCGCGCGCACCACCGACCCGCGGGGCCTGCTCAACCCCGGGAAGCTCGATCCGGACTACGCGGGGCCCGTCAAGGGGGCCATCCGGTGA
- a CDS encoding creatininase family protein, producing MTRLLTDLPQPTAAALLDDDSVVVQPVGALEQHGAHLPLNTDLVVPDAIATAAVERVAAAGVDAWLLPPLAVSKSDEHHWAAGSIWLEASTLWDTLLDIGRSVAATGAGSLVFVNGHGGNTALLGVVNREIRRRHGLRTFSMGSGVQRAGDGVHGPDELGMGIHAGHSETSVMLALRPELVRMDAAVRSVPEHIAEYTTIGFNGYPVSFGWTSDDFGASGVIGDPTGATAEYGRVLVEEGTAFVARALTEISRFRHRG from the coding sequence ATGACCCGCCTGCTCACGGACCTGCCCCAGCCCACGGCTGCCGCGCTGCTCGACGACGACTCCGTCGTCGTGCAGCCCGTCGGCGCACTCGAGCAGCACGGGGCACACCTGCCGCTCAACACGGATCTCGTCGTCCCCGACGCCATCGCGACGGCAGCGGTCGAGCGCGTCGCCGCCGCAGGCGTGGACGCGTGGCTGCTGCCGCCCCTCGCGGTGAGCAAGAGCGACGAGCACCACTGGGCGGCCGGCTCGATCTGGCTCGAGGCGTCGACGCTGTGGGACACGCTCCTCGACATCGGCCGGTCCGTCGCGGCGACCGGCGCGGGGTCGCTCGTGTTCGTCAACGGGCACGGCGGGAACACGGCGCTGCTCGGCGTCGTCAATCGCGAGATCCGGCGTCGGCACGGGCTGCGGACCTTCAGCATGGGATCGGGGGTGCAGCGGGCGGGCGACGGCGTCCACGGTCCCGACGAGCTCGGGATGGGCATCCACGCCGGCCACTCGGAGACGAGCGTCATGCTCGCGCTGCGCCCCGAGCTGGTGCGCATGGACGCCGCCGTCCGCAGCGTGCCCGAGCACATCGCGGAGTACACGACCATCGGGTTCAACGGCTACCCCGTGAGCTTCGGATGGACCTCCGACGACTTCGGCGCGAGCGGCGTGATCGGCGACCCCACCGGCGCGACCGCGGAGTACGGGCGCGTGCTCGTCGAGGAGGGGACGGCCTTCGTCGCCCGTGCCCTGACCGAGATCTCACGGTTCCGGCACCGCGGATGA
- a CDS encoding ABC transporter ATP-binding protein: MTTTTADPGVGTERETALVDFRDVGMTYAGGTIALEHIDFAVRRGEFVTVVGPSGCGKSTLLRIAAGLETHTAGDCETTTERVGFVFQDATLLPWRSVRKNVELLAELNGLPAAARRAAAHEAIELVGLTGFESSLPRQLSGGMRMRTSLARSLTLDPDLFLFDEPFGALDEITRQRLNDELLRLFAERGFGGLFITHSVAEAVYLSTRVVVMSGRPGRIVDVVDVPFDMPRDPELRYTPEFGELVGRVSHSLKEAHA; encoded by the coding sequence ATGACCACCACCACCGCCGACCCCGGGGTCGGCACGGAGCGGGAGACGGCGCTCGTGGACTTCCGCGACGTCGGGATGACCTACGCCGGCGGGACGATCGCCCTCGAGCACATCGACTTCGCGGTGCGTCGCGGCGAGTTCGTCACGGTCGTCGGCCCCTCCGGATGCGGCAAGTCGACCCTGCTGCGCATCGCGGCCGGCCTCGAGACGCACACCGCCGGCGACTGCGAGACGACGACGGAACGCGTGGGCTTCGTGTTCCAGGACGCGACCCTCCTGCCTTGGCGCTCCGTCCGGAAGAACGTCGAGCTGCTCGCCGAGCTGAACGGGCTCCCCGCCGCCGCACGCAGGGCGGCGGCGCACGAGGCGATCGAGCTCGTCGGGCTCACGGGCTTCGAGTCCTCGCTCCCGCGGCAGCTGTCGGGCGGGATGCGGATGCGCACGTCGCTCGCCCGTTCGCTCACGCTCGACCCCGACCTCTTCCTCTTCGACGAGCCGTTCGGCGCCCTCGACGAGATCACCCGGCAGCGGCTGAACGACGAGCTGCTGCGGCTCTTCGCCGAGCGCGGCTTCGGCGGCCTCTTCATCACCCACTCGGTCGCCGAGGCCGTGTACCTGTCGACGCGCGTCGTCGTCATGTCGGGGCGGCCCGGGCGCATCGTCGACGTGGTCGACGTCCCGTTCGACATGCCGCGCGACCCCGAGCTGCGCTACACCCCGGAGTTCGGAGAGCTCGTCGGGCGCGTCTCGCACTCGCTCAAGGAGGCTCACGCATGA